In Mus musculus strain C57BL/6J chromosome 1, GRCm38.p6 C57BL/6J, a single genomic region encodes these proteins:
- the Olfr1408 gene encoding olfactory receptor 1408, translating into MKRANCTEVREFVFQGFSNFQEHQLTLFIIFFALYILTLTGNVIIVTIIRIDHHLHTPMYFFLSVLSTSETFYSLVIIPRMLGSLVGLSQTISLECCGTQLFFFLGFGITNCFLLAVMGYDRYVAICNPLRYSVIMNWRVCVILASSVCATGFLLSLVQALAIFRLPFCNTLIKHFFCDVRPILDLACTVPVINQVLTLVLTLMVLTAPAIFLFVSYALIISTILKIASSDGWKKTFATCSSHLTVVVIHYGCASIVYFKPKSENSKDQDQLLSVTYTVITPLLNPVVYSLRNKEVQDALRKVLCRKSLS; encoded by the coding sequence ATGAAGAGAGCCAACtgcacagaggtaagagagttTGTTTTCCAAGGCTTCTCCAATTTCCAAGAGCATCAGCTCACACTCTTCATTATCTTCTTTGCCCTATATATCCTGACGCTGACTGGCAATGTCATCATTGTGACCATTATCCGCATTGACCACCACCTTCACACCCCCATGTATTTCTTCCTAAGTGTTCTCTCAACTTCAGAGACTTTCTATTCTCTGGTCATCATCCCACGCATGCTTGGCAGCCTTGTGGGTCTGAGCCAAACCATCTCCTTGGAGTGCTGTGGGActcagctattttttttccttggaTTTGGAATCACCAACTGTTTCCTGCTAGCAGTCATGGGTTAtgatcgctatgtggccatctgcaacCCGCTTCGCTATAGCGTCATCATGAATTGGAGGGTGTGTGTCATTCTGGCATCTTCAGTCTGTGCCACAGGGTTCTTGCTCTCACTAGTCCAGGCTCTGGCCATATTCAGGCTGCCATTTTGCAACACACTGATTAAACATTTCTTCTGCGATGTCCGTCCTATTTTGGATCTGGCCTGTACTGTGCCAGTCATCAATCAAGTCTTGACATTAGTACTCACTCTCATGGTCCTCACAGCCCCTGCCATTTTCCTATTTGTCTCCTATGCTCTTATTATTTCCACCATTCTCAAGATTGCCTCATCTGATGGCTGGAAAAAAACATTTGCCACCTGCAGCTCCCATCTGACTGTAGTAGTGATTCACTATGGCTGTGCCTCCATTGTATACTTCAAGCCCAAATCAGAGAACAGTAAGGACCAAGACCAGCTGCTCTCAGTGACCTACACTGTAATAACACCTCTACTAAACCCTGTTGTGTATAGCCTAAGAAACAAAGAAGTCCAGGATGCTCTGCGGAAAGTGTTGTGTAGGAAATCCCTTTCTTAG